One stretch of Natronolimnobius baerhuensis DNA includes these proteins:
- a CDS encoding dipeptide epimerase, producing the protein MIASTDFERRTLALEYAFGIARGTQTETDAVTVHIEDDEGHVGIGAATPSSHYGETAATVEAVLPDLLAVVEDVGDPHHLERIERRMRETVHRNPAARVAVSIALHDLVAKRLEVPLYRYWGLDPTNTVETSYTIGLDDLETMREKTADALERGHGTLKIKLGTDRDIEIIEAIRDVAPDVRLYADANEAWTPREAVTRIERLAAFDLEFIEQPVPAANPDGLQFVYERAALPVAADESCLTLADVPQVADRCDIVNLKLMKCGSLREAMRMIHTARAHGLEVMCGCMTESHASIAAACHLAPLLDYADLDGPLLLAEDPYAGVPMPDGRIDLAGLERAGTGARLE; encoded by the coding sequence ATGATCGCATCTACCGATTTCGAGCGACGAACGCTCGCACTCGAGTACGCCTTCGGCATCGCCCGCGGAACCCAGACCGAGACGGACGCCGTGACGGTCCACATCGAAGACGACGAGGGCCACGTCGGGATCGGCGCTGCGACACCGTCGTCACACTACGGCGAGACGGCGGCGACGGTCGAGGCAGTCCTGCCCGACCTGCTGGCAGTCGTCGAAGACGTGGGCGATCCACACCACCTCGAGCGCATCGAGCGCCGCATGCGCGAGACGGTGCACCGAAACCCCGCCGCCCGCGTGGCCGTCAGTATTGCGTTACACGACCTCGTCGCAAAGCGCCTCGAGGTTCCACTGTATCGCTACTGGGGGCTCGACCCGACGAACACGGTCGAGACGTCCTACACCATCGGTCTCGACGACCTCGAGACGATGCGCGAGAAAACCGCCGACGCACTCGAGCGCGGCCACGGGACGCTGAAGATTAAACTCGGCACCGACCGCGACATCGAGATCATCGAGGCGATCCGAGACGTTGCACCCGATGTTCGCCTCTATGCCGATGCGAACGAAGCCTGGACGCCCCGCGAGGCTGTTACGCGGATCGAGCGCCTCGCCGCGTTCGACCTCGAGTTCATCGAACAGCCGGTTCCCGCAGCAAATCCGGACGGATTGCAGTTCGTCTACGAGCGTGCCGCGCTCCCAGTTGCCGCCGACGAGTCCTGTCTCACACTCGCCGACGTTCCACAGGTTGCAGACCGGTGTGACATCGTGAACCTGAAACTGATGAAATGCGGCAGCCTCCGCGAAGCGATGCGGATGATCCACACCGCCCGCGCACACGGCCTCGAGGTGATGTGTGGCTGTATGACCGAATCCCACGCCTCGATTGCCGCTGCCTGTCACCTCGCACCGCTGCTCGACTACGCCGACCTCGACGGCCCGCTGTTGCTCGCCGAGGACCCCTACGCGGGCGTCCCCATGCCAGACGGCCGAATCGACCTCGCCGGCCTCGAGCGGGCGGGCACCGGCGCACGCCTCGAGTAG
- a CDS encoding DUF1611 domain-containing protein, with protein sequence MQIAILAHEKFPERAKTALGVLRYGTDDIVAVLDRDNAGARVSEFVPDVQDAPIVAGMDDLESDDVDALLIGISPIGGEFDETWRGDVRTALEDGCDVVSGLHYFLSDDEEFARLAAANDCELRDVRKPSDDLGVADGVAGDVDAEIILTVGTDCSVGKMTTTMELARDAREAGYDAAVIPTGQTGIMIEGWGNPIDRVVADFAAGAVEEMIMEIGDEHDYLFVEGQGSIVHPAYSAVTCGILHGSMADKLVLCHNAGQEAIHGYESFELPSLSTYVDLYEGLAGPVSDADIVAGALNTSGLDSDDEAAAAEAVETYADELGVPATDVIRFETDTVLEALLED encoded by the coding sequence ATGCAGATTGCGATTCTCGCCCACGAGAAGTTTCCCGAGCGAGCGAAGACGGCACTTGGCGTGCTTCGCTACGGCACCGACGACATCGTTGCCGTTCTCGACCGCGACAACGCCGGCGCACGGGTTTCCGAATTTGTTCCGGACGTGCAGGACGCACCCATCGTCGCCGGCATGGACGATCTCGAGAGCGACGACGTCGATGCGCTGTTGATCGGCATCTCGCCCATCGGCGGCGAGTTCGACGAGACGTGGCGAGGCGACGTTCGCACCGCCCTCGAGGACGGCTGTGACGTGGTATCTGGACTGCACTACTTTCTCAGCGACGACGAGGAGTTCGCCCGCCTCGCCGCGGCGAACGACTGTGAGCTACGGGATGTTCGCAAGCCCAGTGACGACCTCGGCGTCGCAGACGGTGTCGCCGGCGATGTCGACGCCGAAATCATCCTCACCGTCGGGACGGACTGCTCGGTCGGGAAGATGACGACGACGATGGAACTCGCTCGCGACGCCCGCGAGGCCGGCTACGACGCCGCCGTGATCCCGACCGGCCAGACGGGCATCATGATCGAGGGCTGGGGGAATCCAATCGACCGCGTCGTTGCCGACTTCGCCGCCGGTGCGGTCGAGGAGATGATCATGGAGATCGGCGACGAGCACGACTATCTCTTCGTCGAGGGCCAGGGAAGCATCGTCCATCCCGCCTACTCCGCCGTCACGTGTGGCATTCTCCACGGGTCGATGGCCGACAAACTGGTGTTGTGCCACAACGCCGGCCAGGAGGCCATCCACGGCTACGAGTCGTTCGAACTGCCCTCGCTCTCGACCTACGTCGACCTCTACGAGGGACTGGCCGGCCCCGTCAGCGACGCTGACATCGTCGCCGGCGCGCTCAATACATCCGGATTAGACAGCGACGACGAGGCTGCCGCTGCGGAAGCCGTCGAGACCTACGCCGACGAACTCGGCGTCCCCGCAACAGATGTGATCCGCTTCGAGACGGACACCGTATTGGAGGCACTGCTCGAGGACTGA
- a CDS encoding Vms1/Ankzf1 family peptidyl-tRNA hydrolase has protein sequence MFDLDEVLGRAELKDRIADLEDELEHMERRYEAEADRRSDAVTARQEAEAEVNRLEDRIAQLEGELERVESDDAGIEVRRREQLRGGRLETVLERLQSVRTDSEGALTAILGGDDDRETLEDLGVEDVLSERTALLEDASPCVCCLDDAGLVSVALEPPVLPSAHDSGWHDRFRLEREWFLPTGRYAIALVRTDLFALGIYHGNERLEYHGFESDVKGSHSKGGFSQARFERIRNEQIDTHLDRCDEALAKHIGSRLEQADGGGRQTSTVANGAGAGGGDDENSGIERLFLVGQRGVVDTLADEIDLEPAATAAVDATGDPKPALEDAVHSFWTTELHVL, from the coding sequence ATGTTCGACCTCGACGAGGTGCTGGGACGCGCCGAACTCAAAGACCGCATCGCCGATCTCGAGGACGAACTCGAGCACATGGAGCGTCGCTACGAGGCTGAGGCGGATCGTCGATCCGATGCGGTGACAGCCCGCCAAGAGGCCGAAGCGGAGGTCAATCGGCTCGAGGACCGAATCGCCCAACTCGAGGGCGAACTCGAACGCGTCGAATCCGACGATGCCGGCATCGAGGTTCGTCGCCGCGAACAACTGCGCGGCGGCCGCCTCGAGACCGTTCTCGAGCGACTGCAATCGGTTCGAACCGACTCCGAGGGGGCGCTGACGGCCATTTTGGGTGGAGACGACGACCGCGAGACACTCGAGGACCTCGGAGTGGAGGATGTCCTCAGTGAGCGGACCGCACTGCTCGAGGATGCGTCCCCGTGTGTCTGCTGTCTCGACGATGCCGGCCTCGTTTCGGTCGCACTCGAGCCGCCCGTCCTGCCGTCGGCGCACGACTCGGGCTGGCACGACCGATTCAGACTCGAGCGCGAGTGGTTCCTGCCGACCGGGCGCTACGCGATTGCGCTGGTCCGAACCGACCTGTTCGCGCTCGGCATCTACCACGGCAACGAGCGCCTCGAGTACCACGGCTTCGAGAGCGACGTCAAGGGGAGCCACTCGAAAGGCGGCTTCTCGCAGGCCCGCTTCGAACGAATTCGCAACGAGCAGATCGACACCCATCTGGATCGCTGTGACGAGGCGCTCGCGAAACACATCGGTAGCCGACTCGAGCAGGCCGATGGAGGTGGACGCCAAACGAGCACCGTGGCGAACGGAGCTGGTGCTGGCGGTGGCGATGACGAGAACTCCGGCATTGAGCGCCTCTTTCTCGTCGGTCAGCGCGGCGTCGTCGACACGCTCGCCGACGAAATCGACCTCGAGCCCGCAGCGACTGCCGCCGTCGACGCGACCGGCGACCCGAAACCGGCACTCGAGGACGCCGTCCACTCGTTCTGGACCACGGAGTTACACGTCCTATAG
- a CDS encoding DUF5802 family protein, producing the protein MFELFSRSYYLGRLYVTPTDQDRALMHRDQHERLNEQVYATGEGIESLESPLVMKLESKHFPVHGNEGVPANTLALPESLLEGTDLRNPPSLREVFLARREHAQQLLAYAGGLPQDPEQTVEDYSGSGH; encoded by the coding sequence ATGTTCGAACTCTTCTCGCGAAGCTACTATCTCGGCCGTCTCTACGTGACGCCAACCGACCAAGATCGGGCACTGATGCACCGCGACCAGCACGAGCGACTCAATGAGCAGGTGTATGCAACCGGTGAGGGGATCGAGTCACTCGAGTCGCCGCTCGTGATGAAACTCGAGTCCAAGCACTTCCCCGTCCATGGCAACGAGGGTGTGCCTGCGAACACGCTTGCACTGCCGGAATCACTGCTCGAGGGCACTGACCTGCGGAACCCACCATCGCTTCGAGAGGTGTTTCTGGCCCGGCGTGAGCACGCACAACAGTTACTCGCGTACGCTGGTGGACTGCCACAGGACCCCGAGCAGACGGTCGAGGACTATTCCGGGTCCGGACACTGA
- a CDS encoding ArsR/SmtB family transcription factor has product MDSAALLDLLGNENRRRILRLLARKPCYVTEISDYLGVSPKAVIEHLRKLEEAGLIESRVDDQRRKYFHIARNVRLEVNVSPYGFASKSAYPASNSFDITSCRHLSLDISWDEADELDDLLRALEDLERLENELSLAQRWVQGRLCDVLDDISETVGTNPESRIYADLLACIRTEPRAVGELSREIDAPREVVAELLEVMADEGVVQRTERGWELTATV; this is encoded by the coding sequence ATGGACTCCGCCGCGTTGCTGGATTTGTTGGGAAACGAAAATCGAAGACGCATCCTTCGGTTACTCGCCCGCAAACCCTGTTACGTCACGGAAATCTCGGACTACCTCGGTGTGAGTCCCAAAGCAGTCATCGAACACCTTCGAAAACTCGAGGAAGCGGGCTTAATCGAAAGCCGCGTCGATGACCAGCGCCGGAAGTACTTTCATATCGCCCGGAACGTCCGCCTCGAGGTGAACGTCTCGCCGTATGGCTTTGCGAGCAAGAGCGCCTATCCGGCCAGTAACAGTTTCGACATCACGTCCTGTCGGCACCTCTCGCTTGATATTTCTTGGGACGAAGCCGACGAACTTGATGACCTCCTGCGAGCACTCGAGGATCTGGAGCGACTCGAGAACGAACTCTCACTCGCCCAGCGGTGGGTCCAGGGTAGACTCTGTGACGTGCTCGATGACATTTCGGAGACGGTCGGTACCAATCCCGAGAGCCGAATTTATGCCGACCTGTTGGCCTGTATTCGCACAGAGCCGCGTGCCGTCGGCGAACTCAGTCGAGAAATCGATGCCCCGCGTGAGGTCGTCGCAGAACTGCTCGAGGTGATGGCTGATGAGGGAGTCGTCCAGCGGACCGAACGCGGCTGGGAACTGACGGCGACGGTCTGA
- the gatD gene encoding Glu-tRNA(Gln) amidotransferase subunit GatD yields the protein MNPGDHVRVDRADRTYEGVLLPSSTDDHLVVKLEGGYNVGIDRADAAVEVLESDVYEIDGADSVGEDGKASEIEFDDDLPTISLISTGGTIASTVDYRTGAVTAQFDAEDVLRAVPDLAGRANYRGRVVANILSENMEPPLWQDLAQAVHEEIDNGADGVVVMHGTDTMQYSAAALSFMLETPVPIVFTGSQRSADRPSSDNVMNAVSAVEAAQSDCAEVLVCMHGSESDDSCALHRGTRVRKNHTSRRDAFETVGAEPLGTVDYDSETVEFRRDYHERGETDLALEDTLESDVELLKFTPGMDPAFLDVVEGSEGLIIEGTGLGHVHTDLIPRIEELIENGTTTVMTSQCLSGRVCDRVYDTGRDLLEAGVLEAGDTLPGTAKVKLMWALANSEHVEEAMGTSLAGELQERSVPWE from the coding sequence ATGAATCCAGGCGATCACGTTCGCGTCGACCGCGCGGATCGCACGTACGAAGGCGTCTTGCTCCCCTCGAGCACCGACGACCACCTCGTCGTCAAACTCGAGGGCGGATACAACGTTGGCATCGACCGCGCCGACGCAGCCGTCGAAGTCCTCGAGTCAGACGTTTACGAAATCGATGGCGCGGACTCGGTAGGCGAGGATGGCAAAGCCTCCGAGATCGAGTTCGACGACGACCTGCCGACGATTTCGCTTATTTCGACCGGCGGCACCATCGCCTCGACGGTCGACTACCGCACGGGCGCGGTGACAGCACAGTTCGACGCCGAAGACGTGCTTCGAGCCGTTCCCGACCTGGCGGGTCGCGCGAACTACCGCGGGCGCGTCGTCGCGAACATCCTTTCCGAAAACATGGAGCCGCCGCTCTGGCAGGACCTCGCACAGGCCGTCCACGAGGAGATCGACAATGGCGCTGACGGCGTCGTCGTCATGCACGGCACCGACACGATGCAGTACTCCGCCGCGGCGCTTTCGTTCATGCTCGAGACACCGGTTCCAATCGTCTTTACGGGCTCCCAGCGCTCGGCCGACCGGCCGTCCTCGGACAACGTGATGAACGCCGTCTCGGCCGTCGAGGCCGCACAGAGCGACTGCGCCGAGGTGCTCGTCTGCATGCACGGCTCCGAAAGCGACGACAGCTGTGCGCTCCACCGGGGCACCCGCGTCCGCAAGAACCACACGTCACGGCGCGACGCGTTCGAAACCGTCGGCGCGGAGCCGCTCGGAACGGTGGACTACGACTCCGAAACCGTCGAGTTTCGTCGCGACTACCACGAACGCGGCGAGACGGACCTCGCACTCGAGGACACCCTCGAGAGCGACGTGGAACTGCTCAAGTTCACGCCCGGCATGGACCCCGCCTTCCTCGACGTCGTCGAGGGCAGCGAGGGCCTGATCATCGAGGGCACCGGGCTCGGCCACGTCCACACCGACCTCATCCCGCGCATCGAGGAGCTGATCGAGAACGGTACGACCACTGTCATGACGAGTCAATGTCTCTCCGGCCGGGTCTGTGACCGGGTCTACGACACGGGTCGGGACCTGCTCGAGGCGGGCGTTCTCGAGGCCGGTGACACCCTTCCCGGAACTGCGAAAGTCAAACTCATGTGGGCGCTCGCAAACAGCGAACACGTCGAGGAAGCCATGGGAACCTCGCTGGCGGGCGAACTGCAGGAACGGTCCGTCCCCTGGGAATAG
- a CDS encoding GNAT family N-acetyltransferase — translation MHIRRATPDDYDAVCELTSDIWTDRGGDYLPDIYHDWLEDEPGQGKKTFLAEIDGDLAGIVQAIMLSPDEAWFQSLRVSSDYRRQGVSQRLNEELFAWAREQGATVGRAMIFSWNTASFAASRSSGFDPLTEFRFAHVEPDADAAVPDSRSISYDPAAAWRYWTHSDVRTELAGLALDSDESWALSELTQADLERFANETTVFAVEGDDGLAGMSYRVRTFDREDDDGDRVRWAEYGVGAWDDVDSARALFGAIARDAAALEADRTRVLLPETARYVTDSAYAGGRVADEPDFVLGVDLTNR, via the coding sequence ATGCATATCCGCAGAGCGACACCCGACGACTACGACGCCGTCTGCGAACTGACGAGCGACATCTGGACGGACCGCGGCGGTGACTACCTCCCCGACATCTACCACGACTGGCTCGAGGACGAACCCGGACAGGGCAAGAAAACCTTCCTCGCGGAAATCGACGGCGACCTCGCGGGAATCGTCCAGGCCATCATGCTCTCGCCCGACGAAGCTTGGTTCCAGAGCCTGCGCGTCTCGTCGGACTACCGCCGACAGGGTGTCAGCCAGCGCCTTAACGAGGAACTGTTCGCGTGGGCGCGCGAACAGGGCGCGACGGTCGGGCGCGCGATGATCTTCTCGTGGAACACGGCCTCCTTTGCCGCCTCGCGCTCGAGTGGCTTCGACCCGCTCACGGAGTTTCGATTCGCCCACGTCGAGCCCGACGCCGACGCCGCGGTGCCGGACTCGCGGTCGATCAGCTACGACCCCGCAGCCGCGTGGCGCTACTGGACCCACAGCGACGTCCGTACGGAACTCGCGGGGCTGGCGCTCGACTCTGACGAATCCTGGGCGCTCTCCGAACTCACGCAGGCCGATCTCGAGCGGTTCGCCAACGAGACAACTGTCTTCGCGGTCGAAGGCGACGACGGGCTTGCAGGAATGAGCTATCGCGTCCGGACGTTCGACCGCGAGGACGACGACGGCGACCGCGTCCGCTGGGCCGAGTACGGCGTCGGTGCCTGGGACGATGTTGACTCCGCTCGCGCCCTGTTTGGGGCGATTGCCCGCGATGCTGCTGCGCTCGAGGCGGATCGAACGCGCGTACTACTCCCCGAGACGGCACGGTACGTCACTGACTCGGCTTATGCGGGTGGGCGAGTCGCTGACGAGCCGGATTTCGTGCTCGGGGTCGATCTGACGAACCGCTAA
- a CDS encoding ubiquitin-like small modifier protein 1, giving the protein MPTEWKLFADLAERAGEKHVRVDASAGDTVGDALEELLADRPALAERVLEEDGEELRTQINVLRNGTNVLVEEDGLETELEDGDELALFPPVSGGSVERR; this is encoded by the coding sequence ATGCCTACCGAGTGGAAACTGTTCGCCGATCTCGCCGAACGCGCCGGCGAGAAACACGTTCGCGTCGACGCCAGCGCCGGCGACACCGTCGGCGACGCCCTCGAGGAACTGCTCGCGGATCGCCCGGCACTCGCAGAGCGTGTCCTCGAGGAAGACGGCGAAGAGCTGCGAACCCAGATCAACGTCTTGCGAAACGGAACGAACGTACTGGTCGAAGAAGACGGCCTCGAGACGGAACTCGAGGACGGAGACGAACTCGCGCTGTTTCCGCCGGTTAGTGGCGGTTCGGTTGAACGGCGCTGA
- a CDS encoding NAD-binding protein produces MVGEAIFERLPDNWKRLVTVRVAIALALLVALLSVVTGVLNISQEAADFGPLAGSVPDSVQQAVGFTGALTGFLMVASALALRRGLRAGWWATLILLPVTAIQGLLQLNRYSLPLIALSLLSIPFLLFTRNRFDQELSLSTTQLAAGGALVGVQAYGTFGAYALREDFDGIENVLDAFYFTLITSSTVGYGDIGPTSPEAILFTMSVVVLGVASFGIAIGALVGPAIQARITKTLGKMTDSELELLDNHVMVLGYGDLTEPIVTELHTADTQFVVVTDDDSAADELSDRDIRVLTADPSNEAPLKRAKIENARAVLVATDNDAEDALAVLTARQLRPDIRIVTAATDRQNTRKLERAGADDVISLAELGGHLLVRSALGSDESPVVSQLLGEDE; encoded by the coding sequence ATGGTCGGCGAGGCAATCTTCGAGCGGTTGCCAGACAACTGGAAGCGACTGGTGACCGTCCGCGTCGCGATTGCGCTCGCGTTGCTCGTTGCGCTGTTGTCGGTCGTCACGGGCGTCCTCAACATCAGCCAAGAGGCTGCCGATTTCGGGCCACTCGCTGGTTCCGTTCCCGACTCCGTTCAGCAGGCGGTCGGCTTTACGGGCGCGCTGACCGGCTTTCTGATGGTCGCCAGCGCACTCGCCTTGCGCCGCGGGCTGCGGGCCGGCTGGTGGGCAACGCTGATCCTGTTGCCGGTGACGGCGATCCAGGGACTCCTCCAACTCAACCGGTACTCGCTCCCGCTGATCGCACTCTCGCTGCTCTCGATTCCGTTCTTGCTGTTCACCCGCAACCGATTCGATCAGGAACTCTCACTGTCGACGACCCAACTCGCGGCCGGCGGCGCGCTCGTCGGCGTCCAGGCCTACGGCACCTTCGGCGCGTACGCCTTGCGCGAAGATTTTGACGGCATCGAGAACGTGCTCGACGCCTTTTACTTTACGTTGATCACCTCGAGTACGGTGGGCTACGGCGATATCGGCCCGACGAGTCCAGAGGCAATCTTGTTCACGATGTCCGTCGTGGTCCTCGGCGTGGCGAGTTTCGGTATCGCCATCGGGGCGCTCGTCGGCCCCGCGATTCAGGCACGCATTACGAAGACACTCGGAAAAATGACCGATTCAGAACTCGAACTCCTCGACAATCACGTCATGGTCCTCGGCTACGGGGACCTGACCGAACCGATAGTCACCGAACTCCACACCGCGGATACCCAGTTCGTCGTTGTCACGGACGACGATTCGGCGGCGGACGAACTGTCGGATCGTGATATCCGTGTTCTCACCGCTGATCCGAGCAACGAAGCGCCCCTCAAGCGCGCGAAAATCGAGAACGCGCGGGCCGTCCTCGTCGCCACGGACAACGACGCCGAAGACGCCCTCGCCGTCTTGACCGCCCGGCAACTCCGGCCGGATATCCGCATCGTCACCGCCGCAACTGACCGCCAGAACACGCGCAAACTCGAGCGCGCAGGCGCTGACGACGTCATCAGTCTCGCGGAACTGGGCGGGCACCTGCTCGTGCGCTCTGCGCTCGGGTCGGACGAGTCGCCCGTGGTGTCACAGTTACTCGGCGAAGATGAGTGA
- the deoC gene encoding deoxyribose-phosphate aldolase, with the protein MDRTDLAPLIDHTVLGPETTPEDIRTVLEAADEYGMNACIPPYALEEATEYTPDVTLATVIGFPHGQNDHDVKRREGVLAWKAGADELDVVINVGRLQAGDDDAVQAELAELVAAVPIPVKVIIETALLTDEEKHRACEAAVDADAAMVKTSTGFADGGATLADVELMSEYLPVKASGGIGSYDDALAMLEAGAERIGASSGVAILEGAPE; encoded by the coding sequence ATGGATCGCACCGACCTCGCGCCGCTGATCGACCACACCGTGCTCGGGCCGGAAACGACACCCGAAGACATCCGGACAGTTCTCGAGGCCGCCGACGAGTACGGGATGAACGCCTGTATTCCACCGTACGCACTCGAGGAGGCAACTGAATACACTCCCGACGTGACCCTCGCGACCGTAATCGGCTTCCCGCACGGACAGAACGATCACGACGTGAAACGCCGTGAGGGCGTCCTCGCGTGGAAAGCCGGCGCGGACGAACTCGACGTGGTCATCAACGTCGGGCGACTGCAAGCCGGCGACGACGACGCCGTCCAGGCCGAACTCGCCGAACTCGTCGCTGCGGTCCCGATTCCCGTGAAAGTCATCATCGAGACCGCACTCCTCACCGACGAAGAGAAACACCGCGCCTGCGAGGCCGCTGTCGACGCTGACGCGGCGATGGTGAAAACCTCGACCGGCTTTGCGGATGGGGGCGCAACGCTCGCGGACGTCGAACTGATGAGCGAGTATCTACCAGTCAAAGCAAGCGGCGGGATTGGCAGCTACGACGACGCACTCGCCATGCTCGAGGCCGGAGCCGAACGAATTGGGGCCTCAAGCGGAGTCGCGATTCTCGAGGGCGCACCGGAGTAG
- a CDS encoding DUF63 family protein, translating to MVVPEGFVLPPWYLLVPLLVVLGGVLALLWTLEPPVTDRTVIAFAPWMMFGSTLHVLHRLEAYPDSIEVLFASPSVYLLTATVAGLVWIVGIFLYAGGLQSSIERVVGIVGTGFFAVFAMIAVVDGWEAGTFEPFFPVISVVIAGIVTALAWLALGLWFTDVAATTSLTGVLVVFGHALDGVSTAIGFDLLGAHEEVPVSRLILEAGEALPTAEYIGGGWLFVLVKVALAVVILGLFKEYVEEAPRQARTILALIAAVGLGPGVHNVLLFMVG from the coding sequence ATGGTAGTTCCAGAGGGGTTCGTGCTTCCGCCATGGTATCTCCTCGTTCCGCTGCTCGTTGTACTCGGGGGGGTACTCGCGCTGCTGTGGACACTTGAGCCGCCGGTGACCGACCGGACGGTAATCGCGTTCGCGCCATGGATGATGTTTGGGTCGACGTTACACGTCTTGCACCGTCTCGAGGCCTATCCGGATAGTATCGAGGTGTTGTTCGCCTCGCCGAGTGTGTACTTGCTCACGGCGACTGTCGCCGGGCTGGTCTGGATCGTCGGGATCTTTCTCTACGCCGGCGGGTTGCAATCGTCGATTGAACGTGTCGTTGGAATCGTTGGTACCGGCTTCTTCGCTGTGTTCGCGATGATTGCGGTGGTAGACGGTTGGGAGGCAGGCACGTTCGAGCCGTTCTTCCCAGTCATCTCCGTCGTCATCGCTGGTATCGTCACCGCGTTGGCGTGGCTCGCACTTGGCCTGTGGTTTACTGACGTGGCCGCGACAACGAGTCTGACTGGCGTGCTCGTCGTCTTCGGCCACGCCTTAGACGGCGTTTCGACAGCAATCGGGTTCGATCTGCTTGGTGCACACGAAGAAGTTCCCGTCTCGCGGCTGATTCTCGAGGCGGGCGAAGCGTTGCCGACAGCGGAGTACATCGGCGGCGGCTGGCTGTTCGTGCTGGTCAAAGTCGCTCTCGCGGTGGTCATCCTTGGCCTGTTCAAGGAGTACGTCGAGGAGGCACCGCGACAGGCTCGGACCATCCTCGCGCTCATCGCAGCGGTCGGATTAGGGCCGGGCGTCCACAACGTCTTGCTGTTCATGGTTGGCTAA
- a CDS encoding carbohydrate kinase family protein encodes MGTVLTAGHVNWDVTLHVDRFPEADGEAAIYEQHRSGGGSAANVAAALAGLEVDVGLIGSVGDDENGLLARRDLEAAGVSLEGLRVVDGANTAVKYLLVDDDGEVAVLGNDGVNESVGPDEIDERRVRDADHVHLTSQRPDTAAAIATMASDGGATVSFDPGRRIGDRDYSEALSVADIVFANDRERAALLEDEYAGSAFDDRIVVIKHGADGAAVHTPTETYTHAGFDIEAVDTVGSGDAFAAGFIARLVDGADFEAALEYANACGALTASEQGARTAPDAQTVARFLGLRSNS; translated from the coding sequence ATGGGTACGGTGCTTACAGCCGGTCACGTCAACTGGGACGTGACACTTCATGTCGACAGATTCCCCGAAGCAGACGGTGAGGCAGCGATATACGAGCAGCATCGCTCGGGGGGCGGCAGCGCAGCCAACGTCGCGGCCGCACTCGCCGGCCTCGAGGTCGACGTTGGCCTGATCGGGAGCGTCGGCGACGACGAAAACGGCCTGCTCGCTCGGCGCGATCTCGAGGCGGCAGGCGTCTCACTCGAGGGGCTGCGGGTGGTTGACGGCGCGAATACGGCGGTGAAATACCTACTCGTCGACGACGACGGTGAGGTCGCTGTCCTCGGAAACGACGGGGTCAACGAGTCCGTGGGTCCGGACGAGATCGACGAGCGCCGAGTCCGCGACGCGGATCACGTTCATCTGACGAGTCAGCGCCCGGACACTGCGGCGGCGATTGCAACGATGGCGAGCGACGGCGGCGCAACCGTCAGTTTCGACCCCGGCCGCCGGATCGGTGACCGAGACTACAGCGAGGCGCTATCTGTTGCTGACATTGTCTTCGCGAACGACCGCGAGCGCGCAGCCTTGCTCGAGGACGAGTACGCTGGCTCGGCGTTCGATGATCGGATCGTCGTCATCAAACACGGCGCGGACGGTGCTGCCGTGCATACGCCGACCGAGACGTACACGCACGCGGGCTTCGATATTGAGGCCGTCGACACGGTCGGCTCGGGCGATGCGTTCGCCGCCGGGTTCATCGCTCGACTTGTTGATGGTGCCGATTTCGAGGCTGCCCTCGAGTATGCAAACGCTTGCGGGGCGTTGACGGCGAGCGAGCAGGGAGCACGAACGGCACCCGACGCCCAGACAGTTGCGCGATTCCTCGGGTTACGCTCGAATTCGTAA
- a CDS encoding HalOD1 output domain-containing protein: MTERKICEPYGSQHGRTTTYDRPAGESPSIAVATALARYNDEDVTAASTQLYDYVDPEALDALFEPTRSGVDRAVHVVEFDVDGATVSVTPDHVEITSQ; this comes from the coding sequence ATGACGGAACGAAAGATCTGCGAACCCTACGGTAGCCAGCACGGTCGAACGACGACGTACGACCGGCCAGCGGGGGAGTCGCCAAGTATCGCTGTCGCGACGGCGTTGGCACGATACAATGACGAGGACGTCACTGCTGCGAGCACACAATTGTACGATTACGTCGATCCGGAAGCCCTCGATGCGCTGTTCGAACCGACCCGGTCTGGTGTTGATCGCGCCGTTCACGTTGTCGAATTCGATGTCGACGGCGCGACGGTTTCGGTTACTCCGGACCACGTCGAAATAACGTCACAGTAA